The Rhineura floridana isolate rRhiFlo1 chromosome 10, rRhiFlo1.hap2, whole genome shotgun sequence genome includes a region encoding these proteins:
- the AVL9 gene encoding late secretory pathway protein AVL9 homolog isoform X3, with the protein MVLTTIKKALKVRQADITRETVQKSVCVLSQLPLYGLLQAKLQLITHAYFEEKDFSQISILKELYEHMNSSLGGSSLEGSQVYLGLSPRDLVLQFRHKVLILFKLILLEKKVLFYISPVNRLVGALMTVLSLFPGMIEHGLTDCSQYRPRKSISEDIGQQEVPPPSDYYVSLSAVALSNANIGTDKEGQKLSGDQGTQKVDVPLFQSEDNLNRTQVSKDSGQHLKPPSRTSPESSESDWETLDPNVLEDPNLKEGESEITAVAAQTEVLPKESAVSESIPITVQPQPNTGHAVFVPGLISGLEEDQYGMPLAIFTKGYLCLPYMALQQHHLLSDITIRGFVAGATNILFRQQRHLSDAIVEIEEALVQVHDPELRKVLNPTTADLRFADFLVKHVTDNRDDVFLDGTGWEGGDEWIRAQFGSYLHALLAATLQPDSEKVLSDFGTTFVAAWKNTHNYRVWNSNKHPALAEVNPSHPFQGQYSVSDVKLRLSHSVQNSERGKKIGNAMVTTSRNVVQTGRAVGQSVGGAFTSAKSAMSSWLSTFTQSTQSLGE; encoded by the exons CCTCTGTATGGGCTACTCCAAGCTAAGCTGCAGCTAATTACACATGCCTATTTTGAAGAAAAAGACTTCTCACAAATTTCAATACTTAAG GAACTTTATGAGCATATGAATAGCTCTTTAGGAGGAAGCTCCCTGGAAGGATCACAAGTTTAtcttg GTCTGTCTCCACGAGATCTTGTCCTTCAGTTTAGACacaag GTCTTAATTCTGTTTAAGCTGATTCTTCTAGAGAAAAAG gttCTGTTTTATATATCTCCAGTGAATCGGCTGGTGGGAGCGCTAATGACCGTCTTATCACTCTTTCCTG GTATGATAGAGCATGGTCTTACTGACTGTTCACAGTACCGGCCAAGAAAGAGCATATCGGAGGATATTGGCCAGCAAGAAGTTCCACCTCCTTCAGATTATTATGTTTCTTTGTCTGCTGTGGCACTTTCAAATGCAAACATAGGAACAGATAAGGAAGGCCAAAAGTTGTCAGGAGACCAAGGTACTCAGAAAGTAGATGTGCCTTTATTCCAGAGTGAGGACAATCTCAATAGAACACAGGTCTCCAAGGACAGTGGGCAGCATTTGAAACCTCCTTCACGCACTTCTCCAGAGTCATCTGAAAGTGACTGGGAAACTTTAGATCCTAATGTCCTAGAGGATCCCAATTTGAAAGAAGGAGAAAGTGAAATTACTGCAGTAGCAGCGCAGACTGAAGTCCTTCCAAAGGAATCTGCAGTCTCTGAAAGTATTCCAATTACTGTGCAGCCTCAACCTAACACAGGGCATGCAGTGTTTGTTCCTGGGCTTATATCTGGTTTGGAAGAGGACCAGTATGGCATGCCACTAGCTATCTTCACTAAG gGATACCTTTGCTTGCCATACATGGCACTGCAACAACACCATCTCCTGTCTGATATAACCATTCGTGGTTTTGTGGCAGGAGCCACCAATATCCTTTTCCGTCAGCAGAGGCATCTAAGTGATGCTATTGTAGAG ATTGAGGAAGCTCTGGTTCAAGTCCATGATCCAGAGCTCAGGAAGGTTCTGAATCCCACAACAGCTGACTTGAGATTTGCAGACTTCTTGGTGAAGCATGTGACTGACAACAGGGATGATGTATTCCTAGATGGCACTGGCTGGGAAGGAGGAGATGAGTGGATCCgggcccagtttggctcatatctCCATGCACTGCTTGCTGCTACTTTGCAACCAG ACAGTGAAAAAGTATTGTCAGACTTCGGAACAACCTTTGTAGCAGCCTGGAAGAATACACACAATTATAGAGTATGGAACAGCAACAAACACCCAGCTCTTGCAGAGGTAAATCCTAG TCACCCATTCCAGGGCCAATACTCTGTTTCAGACGTAAAATTAAGATTATCACA TTCTGTCCAGAATAGCGAGCGGGGCAAGAAGATTGGAAATGCCATGGTTACAACCAGCCGGAATGTTGTACAGACAGGAAGAGCTGTAG GTCAGTCAGTTGGAGGTGCTTTTACGAGTGCAAAATCAGCCATGTCCTCATGGCTTTCTACTTTCACCCAGTCAACACAAAGCCTTGGGGAGTAA